ATATCCTCTTCATTTGTCACAGTATAAGTGAAAGTTGTGACATCACTATTTTCCATTTCTTCCGCAACTGCAATCGCTTTAATTGTAGTTGTTTGATCAATTACTATTGGTTCACTATATAGTTTGCCATTTTCAATACTTGGTTTTGAATCATCTGTTGTGTAGTAAATAACCGCTCCATCAGTAGTAGTAGATAAAGTTATTGTAGTCCCCTTTGATACTGTTGATGAAGGTTGCGAAGCTGTTACTACTGCAACTTTTGATTCTTCGGGTGGTGTTACTACTCCGCCATCCATCGTATGTAGTCCAAGATGGCTATAATCACCAACCTCATAGGCAATCCATTCTCCAGATAAATCCACATCATCATTTATAATTGTATCACCGGATTTGACATTACTTTTTCTAACTAATGTTACATCTTTTGCAAAAGTTTCAGCAGATCCTACTTTACCAATTGAATCAATTATTTCAGTTCCTTTTTTTAGAACAATTTGATCATTCCCATTAAAGTTTATAACCCCTGTATCTTTTTTATTTCCTTTAGAGACAATAGCATCATCTGTACTATTATAGATTACATAAGTCTCACTATGTTCTAGCATTCCATCTAACTTTAAATTAGCAGTCGAACTTGTCTTACCCTCAGTAGGAGTACCTGTATCACCTTTATTTGCGTAAAGATCTAAGTTATATAAACTTAAATCAATAGTTTTCCCGGTCCCATTATACAATTCAATTGCTTTATTAATACTAGTACCCTCAATATATTCCGAAATAATTAAATCTGTCGCTAATGTTTCGGCATTTGTGACAACTGGTGTTGCAGGTACTACAACACTTGCTACTAAACTTGTTGCTATAAATGTATTAACATTCTTTTTCCATTTCTTTTTGTACAATTAAATCTTTCTCCCTTCGTGTTGAGAAAACTTGACTATTATTAGAAAAACAAAGCCTTCTTCCTCATCTTTAGAAGAAGGCTTTTGTATGAAATTAAGAAATTGTATTTCCTTCAACAGTGATTCCGTTTAAGTTATATGAACTAGCTTCTAAATCTGAATAATTCAGATTACCTTCAACTGTAATGTTTAAAAGTGTAAACCCACCTGTTACCTTACCTTTAATAGTTAAATCCCCTTTAATTACAGCGTTTTCTAATTTATCAAAGTCTTTAATATTCACAGTTACATCGCTAGAATATACTTTAAATTTTTCTATCGATCCAGAGAAGGTTTCTTGTTCAATCGCCCCACCTGGAATTTCTGATCCCGGATTCTGTTGACCAGCTAAATCTACAATACGGCCTTCAATTTCAGTAGGAATTCCAACTTCTTTAAGAGATACTAAATGATCACGGAAATTTTCCCAGTCTGATAAGCCAAGATCTGTTACACGACCTTCTGCATAAGCTTTTGCAAATGGTGTATACCCATCTCCACCTTGTGCAGTAAATGCGTTTGTTGCAATTTTATAAGTTTCATTATCTTGAATAGTTACATATCTTCCATCTGTAGATTTGTATTCAATTGAAACTATGCGTCCACCTTTTGATTTTGATGAATCATATTTAACTTTTGCTCCTGATACATGAAGGAATCCACCATTTTCTCCCGGTAAATTCCCTAAGCTAATTTCAAATGCTTCTTTAAGCTCGGAACCAGTTACATTCATTACAGCCAATGTATTACCAAAAGGTAAAACTTTAATTACTTCACCGACTGTAATTGGACCTTTGTCAATTGCAGCACGAATACCACCACCATTTTGTAAAGCCATGATAACATTATCACCTGTGAAATCTTTTGCTTTCGAAAGCATCCCATCAGTGATTAAGTTACCTAGTATTGTTTCATTTTTACGAACACTTTCTCCAGTTGTATTACCTACATCTCCAGACCGTGGATTTAGTAGCGGTGTAATAGCTGATACACCTATTTCTGTTGAAGATACAGAATCTACTCTTTCTTTGTACTCTGCCAGAATTGATTTAGCATCTGCATCTTCCACTTGAGAACCAATCGCTATCAACTGGCCATCGTGTTTAACTACAACACCTTTATTGTCAAATTCTACATCCAGTACACCTAAGTTATTATTGTTCGCACCTGTTTGTACAATTATTGTTGGTGTCTCATCTTTTGAAACAACAACTGGTTTATTTAGGGCTGTATGTGTGTGGCCACCTACGATTACATCGATACCTTCCACTTCTGCAGCTAATATTAAATCATTGTCTACAGCCGCATTATCGTCATATCCGATATGTGTAATAGCAATAATTTTGTCAACACCCATGTTTTCAAATGCTTTTACTGCTTTTTCAGCTGCTTTTTTATAATCTTCGAATGTTATTTTGCCCGGGCTGGAAATATCCTCTGTTTCTACTGTAGTTAATCCGAAGATACCAACTTTTTCTCCATTAATCTCTTTTACAATGCCGTTATAAATTTTTCCGTTTTTCGGTTCACTTGAAACAATGTCACTGAACAACCCCTGAAATTTCTCATCCGCTTCAAAATTAACGTTTGCACTAACAAACGGGAAGTTGGCACCAGCAATAAAATCAGCTAATGCTTTATGACCTTCCGTGCTTGATCCTAAGTCGAATTCATGATTTCCAAATGTCATTGCATCATATTTCATCAGATTCATAAATTCTAAATCTGCTTTTCCTTCGAATTCATTAAAGTAGAGAGTACCAGAAAATACATCTCCAGCATTTAACAATAAAGCATCTGGTTTCTGTGCTCTTACTTCTTTAACAGCTGTAACTGTTTTAGCAATTCCATCCAAGCTTGCATGTGTATCATTTGTATGCATAATTGATAAATTGAAATTGTCTTTAGGCTGTTCTATTGAAGTTTCAATTTTAAAATTACCATTTACTTTACTTACAGTTACTGAAACTACCAAATTTTTATTTTCTTTATCTTTTACTGTAATAGTAGCTTTTCCTTCAGCTTTAGCTGAAACTTTAATTCCTTCTTCAGTAACTGTAGCTTTTGCAATATTTTCATTCGATGATACTGTACTTTTAGCAGTTAAACCTAAATCTTTATTCAATAAAGTTTTAATGATCTCAACCGCTCCAGGTAATTCTATATTTTCTTTATTTACGATTTTGGGAGGCTTTACACCGGATTCCAATTGAATTAGTGGTGCAGTATCTGCCACCACTATTTCTTTAACTTCTTTAGAAATAACAATATTTTTAGATGTGATACCCCTTAGATCAATCTGGCTATCTTTATTATCAGAATTAATAACAATTGTTGCGTTCTCTAATTTTATTCCTTTTAAATTTACCGAATTTTTTATTTCAATGTTACCAATCTCTAAATCCTTTAAATCAATTATTGCTTTTTCATCAGGATTAATAATTACTTTTGTATCTTTTAAAGCTTCACTTGTTTTGTCTTGAATTTCTACTTGTTTTTTTATTTCTAACTCACCAGTTATCTTTGTATTCCCAGTTAATTGTACATCTGCATGAGCTACGATAGCAGGCGAGCCAACTAAAGATGTAAAAGCAACCGAAGATAAAATGGCGTAACTTGTATATTTAGCAGAACGTTTATTTCCCTTTTTCATTCTTTAAATCCTCCTTAAGAGATTCCGTTAGATTTCCAAAATTAAACTAAGGTGAAAGGTTATAATCCCCCTTCCACCTTAGTATCAGTGGTAGTCTTTTATTTAAATGTTACATCTTTAATAGATACTGAATCCATATCTAGAGTGACACCATTTTTATCAATGATTTTTAATTTTTCGACAGTTCCACCTTTTAATAAACCTGACAGCTTAATTTTTGCTCCAGTTTTTACTTTAGATAAATCTATTGTTAAATCCTTGATCGTTTTTCCGTCAAGATTAAATACAGTACCGTCTGGAATTTCATCTTTAATCGTATACGCCTTCTCAACAACTCCCCCTTTAGCATCATTAATTGCTGTATTAAAATTATCTAAAATCGAATTGCTATTCCCGTCTTATACCACGTGATGTACACCTGTGGCTTTCGGTTCGGGCCTACACCGTACAGGCGACTTTCATCGCATACGGCGTTCCGTCAGTACACTTCCAAAAATTATTTCCCCATACATTATATGTAAACAAACTAGTTTTAATGCTATATTAATTCTATTTATTTATTTGTAAATAAATAGTAAACTTCTTACTATTCTATCCTCTCATTAAAGGTTGGGACTTTGTTATTCTTGCTATCATCTTGTTGCCTTATTTTCTTTTTAATATATTAGTTCTTAAGTATAATTTTTCTTCCAGTTCCTTCAATAATCAGAGAAACCTTACCTTATTACAAAGTTAATATATTTGAGTATTAAATTTAAATACTAACTCTCCAAAAAAAAAGAGAACTGAGTACTACTAGACTCAGTTCTCTTCTTCTTTATTAAGCTCTCCATTTATTCAAAATTCATAAAATGTTTTGTACAACAATTTTAAATAAACTAATAAAAAAGCATTTAATAATGTCTCATTTAAGAGCTTTTACTGTAAAACACTTCCATCTTGACGTTCTGCTGTAAAGATACCCGTTTCAACTTCGTTTCCATCCTCATCTTTGAAAGTAATAGTGAATTGAGGTTTTTTACCAACATTAATTCCTAAATTAAATCCACCGTCACCATCATTTATTCCAGGTCTACCATTATTCAAATTGATGGCTAAACTATTTCCTCCCGCTAAAGAATTTGTCGATACGGAAATTTTGTGTGTAGAATATGGTAATCCAACTATTAGCAATCTATCTGCCCAACCAGGATTATTAGCATGGTGGTTAAAAAATGCTATTTTAACATTACCATTACCATACTCTACACCGTTTTTTAGGGTGCCCCCTTGTAATATGTCGGCAGGTATAACACCTAATGCGTTGCTATTCTCGACTTATACCGCATTATCACGGCTTTCGTTTAGAGCCTTCACTATGCAGGCGGCTTTCACCGCACACAGCGATCCGTCAATATTTTTTTCCCTCAGTTTATTAATAGTTAAATTAACTATTCCGTCAACAAAAGAGACCAATCATGTTTTTTTACATGATTGGTATCTTTTAAACTTACTTTTGGGGAAATAAGTTTTATTAGAAATTTTCTACTGACTGGGTTCCTTCGCTCCTGCTAGTTTTACCCTCTCCATATATTACCATATGGATACAAACGGCTAGCAATCTACACTACTATGAACCCGCCGCCATCTTACTAGCTTCATTGGTGCTTACCCACCTCTTCTAGCAAGACTTCAAACGTTCCATTACTTCTATCCCTACTTTTGATGACCTTAGGCTTCCACTTTTCAGGAATAAGAACGACTAGTTTAACAGCCAATTATTCTAATCGCCATTATTTGATTTCACAAATAAGGATGAACACTAAACCCCTAGCTTCAACGTAGTATTCACTAACTCACCCTGGATCAACATGGATTCGTCTCCTAGCCATAGCCACCTTTTAAGGAGCCCCGCCTCATGTAATTGAGTACGACTTCACCTGACTTCAT
This window of the Solibacillus isronensis genome carries:
- a CDS encoding bifunctional metallophosphatase/5'-nucleotidase — translated: MKKGNKRSAKYTSYAILSSVAFTSLVGSPAIVAHADVQLTGNTKITGELEIKKQVEIQDKTSEALKDTKVIINPDEKAIIDLKDLEIGNIEIKNSVNLKGIKLENATIVINSDNKDSQIDLRGITSKNIVISKEVKEIVVADTAPLIQLESGVKPPKIVNKENIELPGAVEIIKTLLNKDLGLTAKSTVSSNENIAKATVTEEGIKVSAKAEGKATITVKDKENKNLVVSVTVSKVNGNFKIETSIEQPKDNFNLSIMHTNDTHASLDGIAKTVTAVKEVRAQKPDALLLNAGDVFSGTLYFNEFEGKADLEFMNLMKYDAMTFGNHEFDLGSSTEGHKALADFIAGANFPFVSANVNFEADEKFQGLFSDIVSSEPKNGKIYNGIVKEINGEKVGIFGLTTVETEDISSPGKITFEDYKKAAEKAVKAFENMGVDKIIAITHIGYDDNAAVDNDLILAAEVEGIDVIVGGHTHTALNKPVVVSKDETPTIIVQTGANNNNLGVLDVEFDNKGVVVKHDGQLIAIGSQVEDADAKSILAEYKERVDSVSSTEIGVSAITPLLNPRSGDVGNTTGESVRKNETILGNLITDGMLSKAKDFTGDNVIMALQNGGGIRAAIDKGPITVGEVIKVLPFGNTLAVMNVTGSELKEAFEISLGNLPGENGGFLHVSGAKVKYDSSKSKGGRIVSIEYKSTDGRYVTIQDNETYKIATNAFTAQGGDGYTPFAKAYAEGRVTDLGLSDWENFRDHLVSLKEVGIPTEIEGRIVDLAGQQNPGSEIPGGAIEQETFSGSIEKFKVYSSDVTVNIKDFDKLENAVIKGDLTIKGKVTGGFTLLNITVEGNLNYSDLEASSYNLNGITVEGNTIS